The following proteins come from a genomic window of Aspergillus luchuensis IFO 4308 DNA, chromosome 3, nearly complete sequence:
- a CDS encoding uncharacterized protein (COG:Q;~EggNog:ENOG410PM4N;~InterPro:IPR036291,IPR002347;~PFAM:PF08659,PF00106;~go_process: GO:0055114 - oxidation-reduction process [Evidence IEA]), whose product MVAISEVRGQLPNIKNLGSGLVAVFVGGTSGIGLSTAREFTRYATAPHIYLIGRNEAQASEIISELRAVNQSATVDFIKSDISLLKNVDTTCREIAQKESQVNLLFLSAGILTTQGRNETPEGLDRKLSLHYYARMRFADNLLPLLNQAASSDRLARVVSVFSPGNEGKLIEDDLDLRSNYSLSNAAAHGCTMTSLYMAQLAAAHPNISWVHSRPGAVNTNVTREFNPLVRGLTNALFVLTPLLSSIGLISVKESGERHAYAAMSPLFAPRVKGVDTVGADGVKGSGAYRVDYDSSIVKAKSELVKGYLSSGVGKKVWEHTRDMYAKATGN is encoded by the exons ATGGTTGCCATTTCAGAGGTTCGCGGGCAGCTACCCAATATCAAGAACCTGGGTTCAGGTTTGGTTGCTGTGTTCG TGGGCGGAACTAGCGGAATCGGTCTATCGACAGCGAGGGAATTCACTCGTTACGCGACAGCTCCTCACATCTACTTGATTGGACGCAACGAAGCTCAGGCATCGGAGATCATCTCAGAACTACGTGCCGTTAACCAATCCGCAACAGTTGACTTCATCAAGAGTGATATATCTCTACTCAAGAACGTCGACACAACATGTCGCGAGATCGCTCAAAAAGAGTCACAAGTAaaccttctcttcctgagCGCGGGGATTTTGACCACTCAGGGAAGGAATG AAACACCCGAAGGCCTGGACCGCAAGCTCAGCCTCCACTACTACGCCAGAATGCGCTTCGCCGacaacctcctcccactcctaAACCAGGCCGCCTCATCAGACCGCCTAGCCCGCGTAGTCTCCGTCTTCAGCCCAGGAAACGAGGGCAAACTCATCGAAGATGACCTCGACCTTCGGAGCAACTACAGTCTCTCCAATGCAGCCGCTCATGGCTGCACCATGACATCTCTCTACATGGCGCAACTTGCGGCGGCACATCCGAACATTAGTTGGGTTCATAGCCGTCCTGGCGCCGTGAACACGAACGTCACGCGAGAATTCAACCCACTTGTCAGGGGACTCACTAATGCTCTTTTTGTGTTGACACCTCTTTTATCGTCGATCGGGCTCATATCTGTTAAGGAGTCTGGAGAGAGGCATGCGTACGCGGCTATGAGCCCTTTGTTCGCGCCACGGGTTAAGGGCGTGGATACTGTGGGGGCGGATGGTGTGAAGGGAAGTGGTGCGTATCGGGTGGATTACGATAGTTCTATTGTTAAGGCGAAGTCTGAGTTGGTTAAGGGGTATCTGAGTAGTGGAGTGGGTAAGAAGGTGTGGGAGCATACGAGGGATATGTATGCGAAAGCTACTGGGAATTAG
- a CDS encoding uncharacterized protein (COG:G;~EggNog:ENOG410PJJ1;~InterPro:IPR005829,IPR005828,IPR003663,IPR036259, IPR020846;~PFAM:PF00083,PF07690;~TransMembrane:9 (o25-46i58-83o150-169i269-294o306-327i334-356o368-393i405-428o434-454i);~go_component: GO:0016020 - membrane [Evidence IEA];~go_component: GO:0016021 - integral component of membrane [Evidence IEA];~go_function: GO:0022857 - transmembrane transporter activity [Evidence IEA];~go_process: GO:0055085 - transmembrane transport [Evidence IEA]): protein MDTGIIGSVVVMDQFKQKFGSFSSIVHGLVVSSILIPAAFSSFFGGKLADWIGRPRSIAIGALIFGIGCAFEAGAVHLAMFIVGRVVEGLGEGLYLGTLVVYICEISPPSQRGPLTTGPQLLVTMGLVVGFFTCYGCEKMPSSMAWRTPFTVLACISIVFSLAAFLWLIDSPRWLTLHNRVDDATRAWEYLQVSQADREELLEEEEEVDVREEALTHPLAPTESVLAPNTLDQVVSRHSRVSTRRTKGKGMEEASLFDAFKPDVRSRTLLGLFLMGMQQMAGIDGVLYYAPMLFEQAGMTSSQASFLASGVSGLVIFVVTIPGLIYADSWSRRANVILGGLGLTITMFVIGSLYAADAVHHSTGAGRWVVIVAIYLFAAIYSVSWGVSCKVYAAEIQPQRTRASATCLAHGSNWVSNFFVALITPVLLARSSCAAYFLFGGCTALTIVVCGFYMPETKGRSLEEVERCFVRGKEDS, encoded by the exons ATGGACACCGGCATCATCGGCTCCGTGGTAGTGATGGACCAATTCAAGCAGAAATTCggctccttctcatccatcgtCCATGGTCTAGTAGTCTCATCCATCCTGATCCCTGCGGCCTTTTCGTCGTTCTTCGGAGGGAAACTAGCCGACTGGATCGGACGACCCAGAAGCATCGCAATCGGTGCCCTTATTTTCGGTATCGGATGTGCCTTTGAAGCAGGTGCAGTGCATCTGGCCATGTTTATCGTTGGCCGTGTTGTCGAGGGTCTCGGCGAGGGTCTATACCTGGGGACCCTAGTAGT ATACATCTGCGAAATCTCCCCACCAAGTCAACGAGGCCCACTAACCACCGGCCCTCAACTCCTCGTCACAATGGGCCTCGTAGTCGGCTTCTTCACCTGCTACGGCTGCGAGAAAATGCCTTCATCCATGGCGTGGCGAACGCCATTCACCGTCCTGGCCTGCATTTCCATCGTCTTCAGTCTCGCTGCGTTCTTATGGCTAATTGATTCCCCACGATGGCTCACACTCCATAATCGCGTCGACGACGCCACTCGCGCTTGGGAATATCTGCAAGTAAGCCAGGCCGATCGCGAGGAACTcctcgaagaggaagaggaagtcgacGTTCGTGAAGAGGCCCTGACGCATCCGCTCGCCCCGACGGAGAGTGTCCTTGCGCCGAATACCCTTGATCAGGTGGTTTCCCGCCATAGTCGCGTATCTACCCGCCGGACGAAGGGTAAGGGGATGGAAGAAGCCTCGCTGTTCGATGCATTCAAGCCCGATGTGCGCAGTCGCACGCTCCTTGGCCTGTTTCTCATGGGTATGCAGCAGATGGCTGGGATTGACGGAGTTTTATAC TATGCCCCCATGCTCTTCGAACAAGCCGGCATGACCTCCTCCCAAGCCAGCTTCCTAGCCTCTGGCGTCTCCGGCCtagtcatcttcgtcgtgaCAATCCCAGGCCTCATTTACGCCGATTCCTGGAGCCGGCGCGCCAACGTCATCCTCGGCGGTCTGGgactcaccatcaccatgttCGTGATCGGTTCATTGTACGCCGCCGATGCAGTGCACCATTCGACCGGCGCAGGTCGCTGGGTCGTTATCGTCGCGATTTATCTTTTCGCTGCTATTTATAGTGTCTCGTGGGGCGTGAGTTGCAAGGTCTACGCGGCGGAGATCCAGCCTCAGCGGACGAGAGCGAGCGCGACGTGTCTGGCGCATGGGAGTAACTGGGTGTCGAATTTCTTTGTTGCGCTGATTACGCCGGTCTTGTTGGCGAGGAGTAGTTGTGCGGCATACTTTCTATTTGGGGGTTGTACGGCGCTGACGATTGTTGTTTGTGGGTTTTATATGCCCGAGACGAAGGGACGgtcgttggaggaggtggagaggtgCTTTGttagagggaaggaggattCATAG
- the NIT2_2 gene encoding carbon-nitrogen hydrolase family protein (COG:E;~EggNog:ENOG410PJIE;~InterPro:IPR036526,IPR044149,IPR000132,IPR003010;~PFAM:PF00795;~go_function: GO:0003824 - catalytic activity [Evidence IEA];~go_process: GO:0006807 - nitrogen compound metabolic process [Evidence IEA]) produces the protein MQIPDILISFNIPSSHNPAMSSQVRVAVTQAEPVWLDLDATVKKTCDLIVEAAANGAQLVAFPECWIPGYPAWIWTRPVDMRLSSTYIQNSLKIDSPQMASIQKCAAENKIVVVLGFSENLHNSLYISQAIIGSDGKILTTRKKIKPTHMERTIFGDSFGDCLQSVVDTSAGRVGALSCWEHIQPLLKYHTYAQREQIHVAAWPPLFPHNEDGSLFSMSSEGTSSIARTYAIESQSFVLHTTTVIGQSGVDRMATHGGALMSTPGGGCSAIFGPDGRQLSQPIPSTEEGIIYADLDLDQIYHSKAFVDVCGHYSRPDLLWLGVEGSVKRHVRENAATVAAEAEQQEQ, from the exons ATGCAAATCCCGGACATCCTCATCAGTTTCAACATTCCGAGTTCCCACAACCCCGCTATGTCTTCTCAAGTACGCGTCGCAGTTACCCAGGCAGAGCCTGTCTGGCTAGACTTGGATGCGACCGTGAAAAAGACGTGTGATCTTATTGTGGAAGCAGCTGCGAATGGCGCTCAGTTGGTTGCTTTTCCCGAGTGTTGGATCCCGGGATATCCTGCCTGGATTTG GACACGACCTGTTGACATGCGCCTGTCATCTACTTATATACAAAACTCCTTGAAGATCGATTCCCCGCAGATGGCCAGCATCCAGAAATGCGCAGCAGAGAATAAAATAGTCGTTGTTTTGGGCTTTTCCGAGAACCTGCATAACTCCCTGTATATCTCGCAGGCTATTATTGGAAGTGATGGGAAGATCCTCACCACCCGCAAGAAAATCAAGCCCACCCACATGGAGCGGACCATTTTCGGTGACTCGTTTGGAGACTGTCTGCAGAGTGTAGTCGACACATCAGCCGGTCGCGTCGGTGCTCTTTCCTGCTGGGAGCACATCCAGCCTCTGCTGAAATATCACACTTATGCCCAGAGGGAACAGATTCATGTCGCCGCATGGCCGCCTCTATTCCCTCACAACGAAGACGGTTCCTTGTTTTCGATGTCCAGCGAGG GTACCAGTTCCATTGCGAGGACATATGCTATCGAAAGCCAGTCTTTTGTCCTTCATACCACGACAGTAATAGGCCAGTCGGGTGTTGACCGAATGGCAACACATGGTGGTGCTCTGATGAGCACCCCTGGCGGAGGCTGCTCCGCCATCTTCGGGCCTGACGGCCGCCAGTTATCGCAGCCCATTCCCAGCACAGAAGAGGGCATTATTTATGCTGACCTCGATTTGGATCAAATTTACCACTCCAAAGCCTTTGTAGATGTCTGTGGACACTATAGCCGACCGGACCTTCTGTGGCTGGGTGTGGAGGGCAGTGTTAAGCGCCATGTCAGGGAGAATGCAGCTACTGTGGCAGCAGAAgcggagcagcaggagcaatAG
- a CDS encoding DUF3176 domain-containing protein (COG:S;~EggNog:ENOG410PR4M;~InterPro:IPR021514;~PFAM:PF11374;~TransMembrane:4 (i100-122o134-155i197-218o581-604i)) codes for MPPSDADQRQYPAYEPLHNEYDDPDILSSITDAEIRQDLEGHEDVGLHAVSPSPNTPDENGESNSDTASHSPTLGEPSNYKDEKLDGPEIVSARRYASSWFCWELTGIIVSAGLLAAIIIILKVYDHQPQPKWWHISLNSVISFLSTLSRASLMFSVGELIGQLKWVWFAQQEQPLSHLRSFDSASRGALGSLTLIWALRVQHFAGVGALAMVLALGFDPFSQLLIHTYDKLVVDPSGTALIGNATVYDTIGQLEYDKETSVAYVDPVLKANVYNSLFNTDPTRPWAIPQYSCSSTNCTWDAIASLEMRSLCSNITSALITNCSSFSNESVYAGQSNCSVTLPKGGLSASYTPGDFSFTTFSMNSILGYDAVVYTNATLIAIQYIAPRANLELLDDKRWSNSTQWEATECSLEPIVRSFRPKIFHNHYSDKTQAIWIQHNMTTTYNVHQSAGFNFTPESWGPDLGVHQNPQSFILSGDARKSIFYFLTSIFSGQATRSATEIFFDPLDSSWYAASDTLQALAVANISGCSELLSERLSCAMDNVAAAMSKTFRDAAYVADPASAAMTTGSAKVSEVYIVVYWAYLALPVLVWTLGAILVLGTLWKTRRARVPAWKNDTLPLLFLYRNQDEGMELPQGSETEQASRHELVRLYNDESRVFLGRCTDSKSQRP; via the exons ATGCCACCCAGCGATGCTGACCAGCGACAATATCCCGCATACGAGCCACTACATAATGAATACGACGACCCCGATATATTATCGAGTATTACTGATGCCGAGATAAGGCAAGATCTTGAAGGGCACGAAGATGTGGGGTTACATGCTGTATCGCCTTCTCCCAACACGCCAGATGAGAATGGTGAGTCAAACTCCGATACGGCCTCACACTCCCCGACGTTAGGAGAGCCTTCCAACTACAAAGACGAGAAGCTGGATGGCCCTGAAATAGTCTCAGCCAGGCGCTATGCATCTAGCTGGTTTTGCTGGGAACTTACAGGCATCATTGTTTCAGCGGGTCTCCTAGCTGCGATAATCATCATACTGAAGGTTTAcgatcatcaacctcaaccgaAATGGTGGCACATCTCCCTAAATTCGGTCATCTCTTTTCTCAGTACACTTTCTAGAGCCAGTCTTATGTTTTCTGTCGGGGAGTTGATAGGACAGCTCAAGTGGGTTTGGTTTGCTCAGCAGGAGCAACCTTTGTCACATCTGCGGTCTTTTGACTCAGCCAGCCGGGGTGCTTTGGGGAGTCTAACATTGATATGGGCCTTGCGTGTCCAGCATTTCGCAGGGGTTGGTGCTTTGGCCATGGTTCTTGCCTTGGGTTTTGATCCCTTTTCGCAACTCCTAATACATACCTATGACAAGCTAGTTGTAGACCCATCAGGGACTGCACTGATCGGTAATGCTACCGTATACGACACCATAGGACAGTTGGAGTATGATAAGG AAACATCAGTTGCATACGTCGACCCTGTTCTGAAGGCAAATGTCTACAATTCGCTCTTCAACACGGATCCAACCCGGCCGTGGGCCATTCCGCAATACTCCTGCTCCTCAACCAACTGTACCTGGGATGCGATCGCTTCGCTCGAGATGCGGTCTCTTTGCAGCAACATCACTAGTGCACTAATAACCAATTGTTCTAGCTTTTCCAATGAATCAGTATACGCGGGACAGAGCAACTGCAGTGTCACGCTACCAAAAGGCGGGCTCTCGGCCTCGTATACGCCAGGTGACTTCTCGTTCACTACTTTCTCAATGAACTCAATTTTAGGTTATGATGCGGTGGTTTATACCAATGCTACATTAATTGCAATTCAATACATAGCCCCTCGGGCCAATCTGGAGCTGCTCGACGATAAACGCTGGTCGAATAGCACGCAGTGGGAAGCCACCGAGTGTTCCCTGGAGCCCATCGTGCGCAGCTTTCGTCCTAAAATCTTCCATAACCACTACAGTGATAAGACGCAGGCGATCTGGATTCAGCATAATATGACTACAACGTACAATGTGCATCAGTCTGCAGGTTTTAATTTCACCCCGGAATCATGGGGTCCTGATCTTGGTGTGCACCAAAACCCGCAATCTTTCATACTCAGTGGTGATGCCAGAAAATCGATATTTTACTTCCTAacctccatcttctcggGTCAGGCGACGAGGTCCGCGACGGAAATATTTTTCGACCCGCTGGATTCTAGCTGGTATGCTGCTTCTGATACGCTCCAGGCGCTGGCCGTGGCAAATATTAGTGGGTGCAGTGAGCTTCTTTCCGAACGGCTGTCCTGCGCGATGGATaatgttgctgctgccatgTCAAAAACCTTCCGGGATGCGGCTTACGTTGCTGATCCCGCATCGGCCGCCATGACGACGGGGAGTGCAAAAGTCAGTGAAGTCTATATTGTCGTGTACTGGGCCTATCTGGCCTTACCAGTCCTTGTCTGGACTTTGGGGGCCATCCTGGTGCTCGGGACGCTCTGGAAGACTCGTCGCGCTCGTGTACCCGCTTGGAAGAACGACACGCTGCCATTGCTGTTTCTGTATCGAAATCAAGATGAGGGCATGGAGTTGCCGCAGGGAAGCGAGACTGAACAAGCAAGCCGTCATGAGTTGGTACGGTTGTATAATGACGAGAGTCGAGTGTTTCTTGGTCGGTGTACGGATAGCAAGTCCCAGCGTCCTTAA